Proteins encoded together in one Streptomyces sp. B1I3 window:
- a CDS encoding acyl-CoA thioesterase II encodes MSSALDSLLDLLDLEQIEQDIFRGTSRSAVVPRVFGGQVAAQALVAAGRTVAPDRGTHSLHAYFLRAGDPGAPIVYNVDRIRDGRSFTTRRVVAVQHGKPIFHLSASFQVQEEGMDHQAAMPSAPDPETLPTAEQMLPRYADRFSDPTVVDRLIEARAAVDLRYVDAPPFASVGEPRDPRSQVWFRTRGKLADDPLLHVCMATYVSDMTLLDSVLLAHGRGGWAVGDVVGASLDHAMWFHRPFRADEWLLYDQESPSASGGRGLGQARIYTADGQLAITVIQEGVVRVPRD; translated from the coding sequence ATGAGCTCAGCACTCGACTCCCTGCTCGATCTGCTCGACCTGGAGCAGATCGAGCAGGACATCTTCCGGGGCACGAGCCGTTCGGCGGTCGTGCCCCGGGTGTTCGGCGGCCAGGTGGCCGCCCAGGCCCTGGTCGCGGCGGGCCGTACGGTCGCGCCGGACCGGGGTACGCATTCCCTGCACGCGTACTTCCTGCGTGCCGGGGATCCCGGTGCGCCGATCGTCTACAACGTCGACCGGATCCGCGACGGGCGGTCCTTCACCACCCGCCGGGTCGTCGCCGTCCAGCACGGCAAGCCGATCTTCCACCTCTCGGCCTCCTTCCAGGTGCAGGAGGAGGGCATGGACCACCAGGCGGCCATGCCGTCCGCCCCGGACCCGGAGACGCTGCCCACCGCCGAGCAGATGCTCCCGCGGTACGCGGACCGCTTCAGCGACCCCACGGTCGTGGACCGGCTGATCGAGGCACGTGCGGCGGTCGACCTGCGCTACGTGGACGCCCCGCCCTTCGCCAGCGTCGGCGAACCGCGCGATCCACGGTCCCAGGTGTGGTTCCGCACGCGCGGCAAGCTGGCCGACGATCCGCTGCTGCACGTCTGCATGGCGACGTACGTCTCCGACATGACGCTGCTCGACTCGGTGCTCCTCGCCCACGGGCGCGGGGGCTGGGCCGTGGGCGACGTGGTGGGCGCGAGCCTCGACCACGCGATGTGGTTCCACCGGCCCTTCCGGGCGGACGAATGGCTGCTGTACGACCAGGAGTCGCCGTCGGCGTCCGGCGGGCGAGGTCTCGGCCAGGCCAGGATCTACACGGCGGACGGACAGCTCGCCATCACCGTGATCCAGGAAGGCGTGGTCCGCGTCCCGAGGGACTGA
- a CDS encoding cation diffusion facilitator family transporter, with product MSDEKSQGRGSDGESVFTVVVAAAANLGIAVAKVVAGLISGSSAMLSEAAHSVADTVTEVMLLTALKRSGKPADEDHPLGYGPERYIWAMLAAVATFVGGAVFSLYDGVHTLTRGEELGDPLVSYLVLAVAFLLEGFSLRTGIRQVRGEAARLRMPAPRYLRRTPDTAVKAVVMEDSAALAGLLLAAGGLLGGQLSGSGVWDGIASILIGVLLVYVAWVLCRSNAQLLIGRPLPAEMRAGVREELLSVPHIVEVVELTTLIQGPAESLVAAKVDFRDASTAEEIEWACEEAAQQLRERYPSIQRVYLDPTPGRAQRSAARSGG from the coding sequence ATGAGTGACGAGAAGAGCCAGGGCCGGGGATCCGACGGCGAGTCGGTGTTCACCGTCGTCGTCGCGGCGGCCGCCAACCTCGGCATCGCCGTGGCCAAGGTGGTGGCGGGTCTGATCAGCGGCTCGAGTGCGATGCTCTCCGAGGCCGCGCACTCGGTCGCCGACACGGTCACCGAGGTCATGCTCCTCACCGCGCTCAAGCGCAGCGGGAAGCCCGCCGACGAGGACCACCCGCTGGGCTACGGCCCCGAGCGGTACATCTGGGCGATGCTCGCGGCCGTCGCCACGTTCGTCGGCGGAGCGGTCTTCTCCCTGTACGACGGCGTCCACACCCTGACGCGGGGGGAGGAGCTCGGCGATCCGCTCGTCTCCTACCTCGTGCTCGCGGTCGCCTTCCTGCTGGAGGGCTTCTCTCTGCGCACGGGGATCCGGCAGGTCAGGGGCGAGGCGGCCCGGCTCCGGATGCCCGCCCCGCGCTACCTGCGCCGGACCCCCGACACGGCCGTCAAGGCGGTGGTGATGGAGGACTCCGCGGCCCTGGCAGGCCTCCTGCTGGCCGCCGGTGGCCTGCTCGGAGGACAGCTCTCGGGATCCGGGGTCTGGGACGGCATCGCGTCGATCCTCATCGGCGTCCTGCTGGTCTACGTCGCCTGGGTGCTCTGCCGGTCCAACGCCCAGCTGCTCATCGGCCGGCCGCTCCCGGCGGAGATGCGGGCCGGGGTGCGCGAGGAGCTGCTGTCCGTGCCGCACATCGTCGAGGTGGTGGAGCTGACCACCCTGATCCAGGGGCCGGCCGAGTCGCTGGTCGCGGCGAAGGTCGACTTCCGGGACGCGTCGACCGCCGAGGAGATCGAGTGGGCCTGCGAGGAGGCGGCGCAGCAACTGCGGGAACGGTACCCGTCGATCCAGCGGGTGTATCTGGACCCGACCCCGGGGCGCGCACAGCGGTCGGCGGCACGCTCCGGCGGGTGA
- a CDS encoding PucR family transcriptional regulator: protein MTDLPAGPPAPPVALAELLAREELGLRRIAGPDHADLLWVHTSEMADPYPYLLGGELLLSAGVLLADADTYVTRLVEAGAAALGFGVAPVHDTVPGALVEACDRHGLPLLEVPPTTPFTAIARAVWRLMAEARHRELRRAARAQQALATAAARPGPVPAVLHQLAVHLEGRVALLTAEGEEVHAAGGALTPEVRAALARLARVVAPAPAPSPAVAGTSAAARKQSPASATDTLGGTHLSAYPLGGAQGLVLVLATAGREAGDHTVAGIAVVLLSLLTAPHQGAGAAGRSAALVRLLLGAPPQEVAPLLGDEEALWTVVHARRADGAAADPLAAGTLGAAMGSALTDADRGTVRVLLAGSHEVTPQPGWTLGASEPVRLADLPAAGTRAARALGRAEATRAPLATDRRATGGLAALVPRDEAEAHARALLAPLTPPLAETLRCWLGLHGSWDRTAVALRVHRNTVRQRIARCAALLDVDLDDMDVRTELWFALREGGPTHA, encoded by the coding sequence ATGACGGACCTCCCCGCCGGACCCCCGGCCCCGCCCGTCGCCCTGGCCGAACTGCTGGCGCGGGAAGAACTGGGGCTGCGCCGGATCGCCGGCCCGGACCACGCCGATCTGCTGTGGGTGCACACCTCGGAGATGGCCGACCCGTATCCGTATCTGCTCGGTGGTGAACTGCTGCTCAGCGCCGGGGTGCTGCTCGCGGACGCGGACACCTATGTGACCCGGCTGGTGGAGGCGGGGGCGGCGGCGCTCGGGTTCGGGGTGGCGCCGGTGCACGACACGGTGCCGGGCGCGCTGGTGGAGGCGTGCGACCGGCACGGCCTGCCCTTGCTGGAGGTGCCGCCCACGACCCCCTTCACGGCGATCGCGCGGGCGGTGTGGCGGCTCATGGCGGAGGCCCGCCACCGTGAGCTGCGCCGGGCGGCCCGGGCGCAGCAGGCCCTGGCGACCGCCGCGGCCCGTCCTGGTCCGGTGCCGGCGGTGCTGCACCAGCTGGCCGTGCACCTGGAGGGCAGGGTGGCTCTGCTGACGGCCGAGGGCGAGGAGGTCCACGCGGCGGGCGGGGCCCTGACGCCGGAGGTACGGGCGGCACTGGCCCGGCTGGCCCGCGTGGTGGCCCCCGCCCCCGCACCCTCCCCCGCCGTCGCCGGCACCTCGGCGGCCGCCCGGAAGCAGAGCCCCGCATCGGCGACGGACACCCTGGGCGGCACCCACCTGTCGGCGTACCCGCTCGGCGGCGCGCAGGGCCTGGTCCTCGTGCTGGCCACTGCCGGGCGCGAGGCGGGGGACCACACCGTCGCCGGGATCGCCGTCGTCCTGCTCTCCCTCCTGACGGCCCCGCACCAGGGCGCCGGCGCGGCAGGCCGCTCGGCGGCGCTCGTACGGCTGCTGCTGGGCGCGCCCCCGCAGGAGGTGGCCCCTCTCCTGGGGGACGAGGAGGCCCTCTGGACCGTGGTCCACGCCCGCCGCGCCGACGGCGCGGCCGCCGACCCGCTCGCCGCCGGCACCCTCGGGGCGGCGATGGGCTCCGCGCTGACCGACGCGGACCGCGGGACGGTGCGGGTCCTCCTCGCCGGCTCCCACGAGGTGACCCCGCAGCCCGGCTGGACCCTCGGCGCCTCGGAGCCGGTGCGGCTCGCGGACCTGCCCGCCGCCGGCACCCGGGCGGCCCGCGCCCTGGGCCGTGCGGAGGCCACCCGCGCACCGCTGGCCACGGACCGCCGGGCCACCGGAGGTCTCGCCGCCCTCGTGCCCCGGGACGAGGCCGAGGCCCACGCCCGCGCCCTCCTGGCCCCGCTCACCCCGCCCCTGGCCGAGACACTGCGCTGCTGGCTGGGCCTGCACGGCAGCTGGGACCGCACGGCTGTGGCCCTGCGGGTCCACCGCAACACGGTCCGCCAGCGCATCGCCCGGTGCGCGGCGCTGCTGGACGTGGACCTGGACGACATGGACGTACGGACGGAGCTGTGGTTCGCGCTGCGCGAGGGCGGGCCTACCCACGCGTGA
- a CDS encoding acyl-CoA dehydrogenase family protein, with product MRRTVYNEDHEAFRETIRAFIEAEVVPVYDEWFAAGQAPRDFYYKLAELGIFGIEVPEEYGGAGEESFKFEAILYEETARAGVSFGGSGVHVLLCLPYIKAYATEEQKKRWLPDFVSGKSMYAIAMTEPGTGSDLAGMKTTAKLSEDGTHYVLNGAKTFITGGVHADKVIVCARTDAPKADDRRHGISLLVVDTKSEGYSVGRKLDKLGLKVSDTAELAFVDVKVPVEDLLGEENKGFSYLGQNLPQERLGIAVGAYAQAAAAVRFAQQYTQDRTVFGKTVASFQNTKFELAACKAEVDAAEAVVDRAMDAHDAGELTAAEAASAKLFCTEVAHRVIDRCLQLHGGYGFMNEYPIARLYTDNRVNRIYGGTSEVMKSIIAKSMGL from the coding sequence GTGCGCCGTACGGTTTACAACGAGGACCACGAGGCGTTCCGGGAGACCATCCGCGCCTTCATCGAGGCCGAGGTCGTCCCCGTCTACGACGAGTGGTTCGCGGCGGGCCAGGCGCCTCGCGACTTCTACTACAAGCTCGCCGAGCTGGGCATCTTCGGCATCGAGGTGCCCGAGGAGTACGGCGGCGCGGGCGAGGAGTCCTTCAAGTTCGAGGCGATCCTGTACGAGGAGACCGCGCGCGCGGGCGTCTCCTTCGGCGGCTCCGGGGTGCACGTCCTGCTCTGCCTGCCGTACATCAAGGCGTACGCCACCGAGGAGCAGAAGAAGCGCTGGCTTCCGGACTTCGTCAGCGGCAAGTCGATGTACGCGATAGCCATGACCGAGCCGGGCACCGGTTCGGACCTGGCCGGCATGAAGACGACCGCCAAGCTGTCCGAGGACGGCACGCACTACGTCCTCAACGGCGCCAAGACCTTCATCACCGGTGGTGTGCACGCCGACAAGGTCATCGTCTGCGCCCGCACCGACGCCCCCAAGGCGGACGACCGCAGGCACGGCATCTCGCTCCTCGTCGTGGACACCAAGTCCGAGGGCTACTCGGTCGGCCGCAAGCTCGACAAGCTGGGCCTGAAGGTCTCCGACACCGCCGAGCTGGCCTTCGTGGACGTGAAGGTGCCCGTCGAGGACCTGCTGGGCGAGGAGAACAAGGGCTTCTCCTACCTCGGCCAGAACCTTCCGCAGGAACGCCTCGGCATCGCCGTCGGCGCGTACGCCCAGGCAGCCGCCGCCGTGCGGTTCGCCCAGCAGTACACGCAGGACCGCACCGTCTTCGGCAAGACCGTCGCGTCCTTCCAGAACACGAAGTTCGAACTGGCCGCCTGCAAGGCCGAGGTTGACGCGGCCGAGGCCGTGGTCGACCGGGCGATGGACGCGCACGACGCCGGTGAGCTCACCGCCGCCGAGGCCGCTTCGGCGAAGCTGTTCTGCACCGAGGTCGCGCACCGCGTGATCGACCGCTGCCTCCAGCTGCACGGTGGCTACGGCTTCATGAACGAGTACCCGATCGCACGCCTGTACACGGACAACCGTGTCAACCGCATCTACGGCGGCACCAGCGAGGTCATGAAGTCGATCATCGCCAAGTCCATGGGCCTGTAG
- a CDS encoding sodium:solute symporter translates to MAVDYAVIVVYLAGMLAMGWWGMRRAKSKSEFLVAGRRLGPWMYSGTMAAIVLGGASTIGGVGLGYQYGLSGAWMVFTIGLGLLALSVFFSARIARLKVYTVSEMLDLRYGGRAGIISGVVMWAYTLMLAVTSTIAYATIFDVLFDMDRTVAIILGGTIVVAYSTLGGMWSITLTDMVQFVVKTIGVLLLLLPIAVVKAGGFAEMRAKLPTEYFDPLGIGGETIFTYVLIYTFGMLIGQDIWQRVFTARNDRTARWGGTVAGTYCLVYAIAGAVIGTAAKVMYPKLPSADAAFATIVKDELPVGVRGLVLAAALAAVMSTSSGALIACATVANNDIWSRLRGAVTGGDGAERDEVKGNRVFILVMGVAVIAIAIALNNVVEALTVAYNLLVAGLLVPILGGLLWRRGTAAGALAAVAVGGVAVVGLMAGYGILANEPVYYGLLASLAVYVAVSLATRPTDADVLAAWRERLAGRGAHAETAPDADPVAV, encoded by the coding sequence ATGGCTGTCGACTACGCGGTGATCGTCGTCTATCTGGCCGGCATGCTCGCCATGGGCTGGTGGGGCATGCGCCGCGCCAAGTCCAAGAGCGAGTTCCTGGTCGCAGGCCGGCGGCTCGGTCCCTGGATGTACTCCGGCACCATGGCCGCGATCGTCCTCGGCGGCGCCTCCACGATCGGCGGCGTCGGCCTCGGCTACCAGTACGGCCTGTCCGGCGCCTGGATGGTCTTCACGATCGGCCTGGGACTGCTGGCGCTGTCCGTGTTCTTCTCGGCCCGCATCGCGCGGCTGAAGGTCTACACCGTCTCCGAGATGCTCGACCTGCGCTACGGCGGCCGGGCCGGAATCATCTCGGGCGTCGTCATGTGGGCGTACACGCTCATGCTGGCCGTCACGTCGACCATCGCGTACGCCACCATCTTCGACGTCCTGTTCGACATGGACCGGACCGTCGCGATCATCCTGGGCGGCACCATCGTCGTGGCGTACTCGACGCTCGGCGGCATGTGGTCGATCACGCTGACGGACATGGTCCAGTTCGTCGTGAAGACGATCGGTGTCCTGCTGCTGCTCCTGCCGATCGCCGTCGTCAAGGCCGGCGGCTTCGCCGAGATGAGGGCGAAGCTGCCGACGGAGTACTTCGACCCGCTGGGCATAGGCGGCGAGACGATCTTCACGTACGTCCTGATCTACACCTTCGGCATGCTGATCGGCCAGGACATCTGGCAGCGGGTGTTCACCGCCCGCAACGACCGCACGGCGCGCTGGGGCGGCACCGTCGCCGGCACGTACTGCCTCGTGTACGCGATCGCCGGAGCCGTCATCGGTACGGCGGCCAAGGTCATGTACCCGAAGCTGCCCAGCGCGGACGCGGCCTTCGCGACGATCGTCAAGGACGAACTGCCGGTCGGCGTCCGGGGCCTGGTCCTGGCCGCCGCGCTCGCCGCCGTGATGTCCACCTCCTCCGGCGCGCTGATCGCCTGCGCGACCGTGGCCAACAACGACATCTGGTCGCGCCTGCGGGGCGCGGTCACCGGGGGCGACGGTGCGGAGCGTGACGAGGTGAAGGGCAACCGGGTCTTCATCCTCGTCATGGGTGTCGCCGTCATCGCGATCGCCATCGCGCTGAACAACGTCGTCGAGGCGCTCACCGTCGCCTACAACCTGCTCGTCGCCGGGCTGCTCGTGCCCATTCTGGGCGGTCTGCTGTGGCGTCGGGGAACCGCGGCCGGTGCGCTGGCCGCGGTCGCCGTCGGTGGCGTCGCGGTCGTCGGCCTCATGGCCGGGTACGGCATCCTCGCCAACGAGCCCGTCTACTACGGGCTGCTGGCCTCGCTCGCGGTGTACGTGGCCGTCTCGCTGGCCACCAGGCCGACGGACGCCGACGTACTGGCCGCCTGGCGCGAGCGGCTGGCAGGCCGGGGCGCGCACGCCGAGACGGCCCCGGACGCGGACCCGGTCGCCGTGTGA
- a CDS encoding DUF5713 family protein, translating into MTEYAFLRGLYEDGYFPDQVVDKGRAVLIRLCERIEAQRPADLTALYALTHAATEEFNGLEAEFEAAGSEIETVAREEIGENFWYIATAYGFAEADVEELIAPREW; encoded by the coding sequence ATGACCGAGTACGCGTTCCTGCGCGGGCTGTACGAGGACGGCTACTTCCCCGACCAGGTGGTGGACAAGGGCAGGGCCGTCCTGATCCGGCTCTGCGAACGCATCGAGGCGCAGCGGCCGGCGGACCTGACTGCCCTGTACGCGCTCACCCATGCGGCGACGGAGGAGTTCAACGGCCTGGAAGCCGAGTTCGAGGCGGCCGGCAGCGAGATCGAGACCGTCGCGCGCGAGGAGATAGGCGAGAACTTCTGGTACATCGCCACCGCGTACGGCTTCGCGGAGGCGGACGTGGAGGAGCTGATCGCACCCCGGGAATGGTGA
- a CDS encoding peptidase inhibitor family I36 protein, protein MHRITALAAATITLAFGLGTGAATATATATDDAARVAPAAFSCSPGNFCMYSDWNGGGTRCQWPDERKANTADNCSFIQRGENVRSVWNATGHRVQYYTGTNYNSRVGSTPSGQGGNLQGSYQIRSFKPQ, encoded by the coding sequence TTGCACCGCATCACCGCACTCGCCGCCGCCACGATCACCCTGGCCTTCGGGCTCGGCACAGGGGCCGCCACCGCCACCGCCACCGCCACCGACGACGCAGCCCGGGTCGCCCCTGCGGCGTTCAGCTGCAGCCCCGGCAACTTCTGCATGTACAGCGACTGGAACGGCGGCGGGACCCGTTGCCAGTGGCCGGACGAGCGGAAGGCGAACACCGCGGACAACTGCTCGTTCATCCAGCGGGGCGAGAACGTCCGCTCCGTGTGGAACGCGACCGGCCACCGCGTGCAGTACTACACCGGGACGAACTACAACTCCCGTGTCGGTTCGACCCCTTCGGGCCAGGGCGGCAACCTCCAGGGGAGCTACCAGATCCGCTCCTTCAAGCCCCAGTAG
- a CDS encoding thiamine pyrophosphate-binding protein, with amino-acid sequence MSHDHDDRPQLTPAQAEAALNPPPGRNGGDLVVETLQGLGATTVFGLPGQHALGMFDALRRSSLSYVGLRVENNAGFAADAYGRITGEVAPLLLSTGPGALTSLAALQEAAAASAPVLAVSSQIPSAGLGGGRHGYLHELRDQQASFRGVVKSVHTVRTASQIPSAIAAAWESALTAPHGPVWVEIPQDVLLAETLLPVVSALDATPREVYPRPELTLAAAHLLSNAERPAIIAGGGVVRSDASGKLLALAEKIDAPVVTTFGGKGAFPWEHPLSLQSWLEDRYTTDFLESADVLLVVGSGLGELSSNYHTFSPRGRIIQIEADAGKLESNHPALGIHSDAREALAGLLEAVERREDATAATRVRTVLDQVRARIAAQDLTLEQQVLASVREALPDTAPSFWDMTILAYWAWSAFDARHPNTMHSAQGAGGLGYAFPAAIGAAAADPTKPVLAVSGDGGAMYSIAELATARQYDLPVTWLIVDDGGYGILREYMTGAFGEATATELSRPDFVALAESFGVPAVRTAPESLAADLAKALAAPGPAVVVLPALLRMFEPTHL; translated from the coding sequence GTGAGCCACGACCACGACGACCGGCCGCAGCTCACCCCCGCCCAGGCCGAGGCCGCCCTGAACCCTCCGCCCGGACGCAACGGCGGTGACCTCGTGGTCGAGACCCTCCAGGGCCTGGGCGCCACCACCGTCTTCGGGCTGCCGGGCCAGCACGCGCTCGGCATGTTCGACGCGCTGCGCCGCTCCTCCCTCTCGTACGTCGGGCTGCGCGTCGAGAACAACGCGGGCTTCGCCGCCGACGCCTACGGCCGGATCACGGGGGAGGTGGCCCCGCTGCTGCTCTCCACCGGCCCGGGAGCGCTGACCTCCCTGGCCGCGCTCCAGGAGGCGGCGGCGGCATCGGCGCCCGTGCTGGCGGTCTCCAGCCAGATCCCGAGCGCCGGGCTCGGCGGCGGGCGCCACGGCTACCTGCACGAGCTCCGCGACCAGCAGGCGTCGTTCCGTGGCGTCGTCAAGTCCGTCCACACCGTGCGCACGGCGTCGCAGATCCCGTCCGCGATCGCCGCCGCCTGGGAGTCCGCGCTCACCGCCCCGCACGGGCCCGTGTGGGTGGAGATCCCGCAGGACGTGCTCCTCGCCGAGACGCTCCTGCCCGTGGTCAGCGCGCTCGACGCCACCCCGCGCGAGGTGTACCCGCGTCCGGAACTCACCCTCGCGGCGGCGCACCTGCTGTCGAACGCCGAACGGCCGGCGATCATCGCGGGCGGCGGAGTCGTACGGTCCGACGCGAGCGGCAAGCTGCTGGCGCTCGCGGAGAAGATCGACGCCCCGGTCGTCACCACCTTCGGTGGCAAGGGCGCCTTCCCCTGGGAACACCCGCTCTCCCTCCAGTCCTGGCTGGAGGACCGGTACACCACGGACTTCCTGGAATCCGCGGACGTGCTCCTGGTCGTGGGCTCGGGACTCGGTGAGCTCTCCTCGAACTACCACACGTTCAGCCCGCGCGGCCGGATCATCCAGATCGAGGCCGACGCCGGGAAGCTGGAGTCCAACCACCCCGCGCTCGGTATCCACTCCGACGCCCGCGAGGCCCTCGCCGGCCTGCTGGAGGCCGTGGAGCGCCGCGAGGACGCCACCGCCGCCACCCGCGTCCGTACGGTCCTGGACCAGGTCCGGGCACGGATCGCCGCCCAGGACCTCACCCTGGAGCAGCAGGTGCTCGCCTCGGTCCGCGAGGCACTGCCCGACACCGCGCCCAGCTTCTGGGACATGACGATCCTCGCCTACTGGGCCTGGTCCGCCTTCGACGCCCGGCACCCCAACACCATGCACTCGGCCCAGGGCGCGGGCGGTCTCGGCTACGCCTTCCCGGCCGCGATCGGCGCCGCGGCGGCGGATCCGACCAAGCCCGTGCTGGCCGTCTCGGGCGATGGCGGGGCGATGTACTCGATCGCCGAGCTCGCCACCGCGCGTCAGTACGACCTGCCCGTCACCTGGCTGATCGTGGACGACGGCGGCTACGGCATCCTGCGCGAGTACATGACGGGCGCCTTCGGCGAGGCCACGGCGACGGAGCTGTCCCGCCCGGACTTCGTCGCCCTCGCGGAGTCCTTCGGAGTTCCCGCGGTCCGTACGGCCCCCGAGTCCCTGGCCGCCGACCTGGCGAAGGCGCTGGCGGCCCCCGGCCCCGCGGTCGTCGTCCTGCCGGCCCTGCTGAGGATGTTCGAACCGACGCATCTGTGA
- a CDS encoding cytochrome P450 has translation MTQHAAPIVLDPAARDADAEHRLLRAQGPAARIDILGVKAWSVTDPVLLKELLTSPDVSKDGRRHWPGFDEAVQTWPLALWVAATNMFTAYGGDHRRLRRIVAPALSARRMAALKPVVEDIVDGLLDVLEATPPGGSAELRERLAYPLPIAVIGHLMGVPEDRGTDFRALVDGVFDTMLTPEQAAGNNQRLYAMLEDLIATKRADPGDDLTSALIAVRAEEGGEGGPALSEGELRDTLLLMINAGYETTVNLVDQAVTTLLTHPEQLAHVREGRATWADVVEETLRHEPPVKHLPLRFAVTDIPLPDGRTILKGEAILASYAAANRHPGWHRDPDGFDVTRLTKEHLAFGHGIHFCLGAALARLEGETALRAFFGRFPDAELAVRAGELEPMASLISNGHRSLPVRLRPAEA, from the coding sequence GTGACCCAGCACGCAGCGCCCATCGTCCTCGACCCCGCGGCCCGCGACGCGGACGCCGAACACCGCCTGCTCCGTGCCCAGGGGCCTGCGGCGCGCATCGACATACTCGGGGTGAAGGCCTGGTCCGTGACCGATCCCGTGCTGCTCAAGGAGCTGCTGACCAGTCCGGACGTCTCCAAGGACGGGCGCCGGCACTGGCCCGGGTTCGACGAGGCCGTACAGACCTGGCCGCTCGCCCTGTGGGTCGCCGCCACCAACATGTTCACCGCCTACGGAGGCGACCACCGCCGGCTGCGCCGCATCGTCGCCCCGGCGCTCAGCGCCCGGCGCATGGCCGCGCTGAAACCGGTCGTCGAGGACATCGTGGACGGACTCCTCGACGTCTTGGAGGCGACGCCTCCGGGCGGGAGCGCGGAGCTGCGGGAGCGGCTCGCGTATCCGCTGCCCATCGCCGTCATCGGGCACCTCATGGGAGTGCCGGAGGACCGGGGCACCGACTTCCGCGCACTCGTCGACGGGGTGTTCGACACCATGCTCACCCCCGAGCAGGCCGCCGGCAACAACCAGCGGCTGTACGCGATGCTCGAAGACCTCATCGCCACCAAGCGGGCCGATCCGGGCGACGACCTGACCTCCGCGCTGATCGCCGTGCGCGCGGAGGAGGGCGGTGAGGGCGGGCCCGCGCTGAGCGAGGGTGAACTGCGCGACACCCTGCTCCTGATGATCAACGCCGGTTACGAGACGACGGTCAACCTGGTCGACCAGGCCGTCACCACCCTCCTCACCCACCCGGAACAGCTCGCCCATGTCCGCGAGGGCCGCGCCACCTGGGCGGACGTGGTGGAGGAGACCCTGCGTCACGAGCCGCCCGTCAAACACCTGCCCCTGCGGTTCGCCGTCACCGACATCCCGCTGCCCGACGGGCGGACCATCCTGAAGGGCGAGGCGATCCTCGCCTCCTACGCGGCGGCCAACCGCCACCCCGGCTGGCATCGGGATCCCGACGGCTTCGACGTCACGCGCCTCACCAAGGAACACCTGGCCTTCGGCCACGGCATCCACTTCTGCCTCGGGGCGGCACTGGCACGGCTGGAGGGCGAGACCGCGCTGCGCGCCTTCTTCGGAAGGTTCCCGGACGCCGAACTCGCCGTTCGGGCCGGGGAGCTGGAACCGATGGCCTCGCTGATCAGCAACGGCCACCGGTCCCTGCCCGTACGCCTGCGCCCCGCAGAGGCCTGA
- the speB gene encoding agmatinase has translation MSSTESPRGPVDSSRVPRYAGPATFARLPRLDEVGTADVAVVGVPFDSGVSYRPGARFGGNAIREASRLLRPYNPAQDASPFALAQVADAGDIAANPFNINEAVETVEAAADDLLSTGARLMTLGGDHTIALPLLRSVAKKHGPVALLHFDAHLDTWDTYFGAEYTHGTPFRRAVEEGILDTEALSHVGTRGPLYGKQDLTDDAKMGFGIVTSADVMRRGVDEIADQLRQRIGDRPLYISIDIDVLDPAHAPGTGTPEAGGLTSRELLEILRGLSSCHLVSADLVEVAPAYDHAEITSVAASHTAYELTTIMSRQIAEGRNR, from the coding sequence ATGAGCAGCACCGAATCGCCGCGCGGTCCCGTCGACTCCTCCCGCGTCCCGCGGTACGCCGGACCCGCCACGTTCGCCCGGCTGCCCCGGCTCGACGAGGTGGGGACCGCCGACGTCGCCGTCGTCGGCGTGCCCTTCGACAGCGGGGTCTCCTACCGCCCCGGCGCCCGCTTCGGCGGCAACGCGATCCGCGAGGCGTCCCGCCTCCTGCGCCCCTACAACCCCGCGCAGGACGCCTCCCCCTTCGCCCTCGCCCAGGTCGCCGACGCGGGTGACATCGCGGCCAACCCGTTCAACATCAACGAGGCCGTCGAGACCGTCGAGGCCGCCGCCGACGACCTGCTCTCCACCGGCGCCCGGCTGATGACGCTCGGCGGCGACCACACCATCGCGCTGCCCCTGCTGCGTTCCGTCGCCAAGAAGCACGGCCCCGTCGCCCTGCTCCACTTCGACGCCCACCTGGACACCTGGGACACGTACTTCGGCGCCGAGTACACCCACGGCACCCCGTTCCGCCGCGCCGTCGAGGAGGGCATCCTCGACACGGAGGCGCTGTCCCACGTCGGCACCCGCGGCCCGCTGTACGGCAAGCAGGACCTCACCGACGACGCCAAGATGGGCTTCGGCATCGTCACCTCCGCCGACGTCATGCGGCGCGGCGTCGACGAGATCGCCGACCAGCTCCGGCAGCGCATCGGCGACCGGCCGCTCTACATCTCGATCGACATCGACGTCCTGGACCCGGCGCACGCCCCCGGCACCGGCACCCCGGAGGCCGGCGGCCTCACCTCGCGCGAGCTCCTGGAGATCCTGCGCGGGCTCTCCTCCTGCCACCTGGTCTCCGCCGACCTGGTCGAGGTCGCCCCGGCGTACGACCACGCGGAGATCACCTCCGTCGCCGCGTCCCACACGGCGTACGAGCTGACGACGATCATGTCCCGCCAGATCGCGGAGGGCCGGAACCGGTGA